In one window of Pseudoliparis swirei isolate HS2019 ecotype Mariana Trench chromosome 15, NWPU_hadal_v1, whole genome shotgun sequence DNA:
- the ak3 gene encoding GTP:AMP phosphotransferase AK3, mitochondrial, producing MVLQRIFRAVIMGPPGSGKGTVSARITKTFGLKHISSGDILRANINAQTELGLLMKSSIDQGQLVPDDVMSRLILSDLRAMDQSSWLIDGFPRTVSQSEALDDAYHVDTVINLNVPFQTIKQRLTSRWTHLASGRVYNIDFNPPKVSGLDDVTGEPLVQRDDDTPETVMQRLKAYQIQTEPVLEYYRSKGILEIFSGTETNKIWPHVEAFLHRKLSPVKQKVV from the exons ATGGTTCTTCAGCGGATTTTTCGTGCTGTCATCATGGGACCTCCGGGGTCGGGCAAAGGAACTGTGTCTGCGCGGATAACCAAAACTTTTGGACTGAAACACATTTCTAGTGGGGACATTTTGAGAGCCAACATCAATGCCCAAACCG agcTCGGCCTGTTGATGAAGTCCTCTATTGATCAGGGTCAGCTGGTACCCGATGACGTAATGTCTCGTCTCATACTCAGCGACCTGAGAGCGATGGATCAGAGTAGCTGGCTGATTGATG GTTTCCCTCGTACCGTATCCCAGTCCGAAGCTCTGGATGACGCCTACCACGTGGACACAGTCATTAACCTCAATGTACCTTTCCAGACCATAAAACAGAGGCTCACCTCACGCTGGACTCACCTGGCCAGCGGTAGAGTCTACAACATCGATTTCAACCCTCCTAAAGTCTCT GGTTTGGATGATGTGACGGGGGAGCCTCTGGTCCAGAGGGACGACGACACGCCAGAGACGGTCATGCAGAGACTGAAGGCCTATCAAATCCAGACGGAGCCTGTCTTAGAGTACTACAG GAGCAAAGGCATACTGGAGATCTTCTCCGGGACAGAAACCAACAAGATCTGGCCGCACGTCGAGGCTTTCCTCCACAGGAAACTCTCCCCCGTCAAACAGAAAGTTGTATAG